The following are from one region of the Amycolatopsis sp. QT-25 genome:
- a CDS encoding DUF742 domain-containing protein, with protein MTPNRREQALVRPHVVTEGRAHPTRNTLDVATVVSATWAPMAGLSPEKRRVMELCRGGALAVAEVAAHLNLPTSVTKVLLSDLLDSGHIEARAAVRKADIPDHQLLQKVLDGLRALT; from the coding sequence ATGACGCCGAACCGGCGCGAGCAGGCTTTGGTGCGGCCACACGTGGTCACCGAGGGCCGCGCCCATCCGACCCGCAACACGCTGGACGTGGCCACCGTCGTCTCCGCCACTTGGGCGCCGATGGCCGGGCTGAGCCCGGAGAAGCGGCGGGTGATGGAGCTCTGCCGGGGCGGTGCGCTGGCCGTGGCCGAGGTGGCCGCACACTTGAACCTGCCGACCAGCGTGACCAAAGTGCTGTTGTCCGACCTGCTCGATTCCGGTCACATCGAAGCCCGCGCCGCCGTGCGCAAGGCCGATATCCCCGACCACCAACTCCTGCAGAAGGTACTCGATGGTCTCCGTGCTCTCACCTGA
- a CDS encoding ATP/GTP-binding protein, producing the protein MVSVLSPDGYVPATVRTSVKILVVGPFAVGKTTYVGTLSEIRPLRTEETMTQAGALVDDLSGVHGKNTTTVAMDFGRLTIGDDVVLYLFGAPGQQRFTQMWKDLAYGALGALVLVDPTRLEESFDVMGLLEELGLPYAVAINQFDGAPRFPEAELREALDLLPETRLVSCDARDRGSSAQALISLVDYLFDPTRQEHS; encoded by the coding sequence ATGGTCTCCGTGCTCTCACCTGACGGCTACGTCCCCGCCACCGTCCGGACCTCGGTGAAGATCCTGGTGGTGGGGCCGTTCGCGGTCGGCAAGACCACCTACGTCGGCACGCTGTCCGAAATCCGCCCGCTGCGCACCGAGGAAACGATGACGCAGGCCGGTGCGCTGGTGGACGACCTGTCCGGGGTGCACGGCAAGAACACCACCACGGTCGCGATGGACTTCGGCAGGCTGACCATCGGCGACGACGTGGTGCTCTACCTGTTCGGCGCGCCTGGCCAGCAGCGGTTCACGCAAATGTGGAAGGACCTCGCCTACGGGGCACTGGGCGCGCTGGTGCTGGTGGACCCCACCCGACTCGAAGAGTCCTTCGACGTGATGGGACTGCTGGAGGAACTGGGCCTGCCGTACGCGGTGGCCATCAACCAGTTCGACGGCGCTCCGAGATTTCCCGAAGCCGAACTTCGCGAAGCACTGGACCTGCTTCCCGAGACCCGCCTGGTCAGCTGCGACGCCCGCGATCGAGGATCGTCCGCGCAGGCGCTGATCAGCCTTGTCGACTACCTCTTCGACCCCACCCGCCAGGAGCATTCGTGA